One genomic segment of Anaerosporomusa subterranea includes these proteins:
- a CDS encoding fumarylacetoacetate hydrolase family protein, whose amino-acid sequence MRLSTITMNGAEVASIVTACGLIPVATVNEKLSKQWSTNLFELIQTGQLEAMNDWYRAGGKAELEGLSQYAIPKHEAQYAPLYRHPRKIWGIGLNYVEHAGDLAEKAPTVYPGTFPKYDTTIIGPNDIIKIPVQSEKTTAEGELGVIFGKKCKDVEEKDWLSVVAGYTTIIDMTAEDILRINPRYLTHAKNFDTFFSFGPELVTPDEVEDVMKLKVATVINGEIYAQNIVSNMTFPPSYLVSFQSKVATMLPGDVISTGTPRAVHIKDGDVAEVWIDGFEPLKNPVVDLKIQK is encoded by the coding sequence ATGAGACTATCCACTATTACCATGAATGGAGCGGAAGTCGCCAGTATCGTGACAGCATGCGGACTGATTCCGGTTGCAACAGTAAATGAGAAGCTCAGCAAACAATGGTCAACTAACCTGTTCGAGCTTATTCAAACCGGACAGCTTGAGGCTATGAATGACTGGTATCGTGCTGGCGGCAAAGCAGAACTGGAAGGCTTATCCCAATACGCTATCCCCAAACACGAAGCCCAATATGCCCCCCTCTATCGCCACCCCAGGAAGATATGGGGTATTGGCTTAAACTATGTTGAGCATGCTGGAGATCTCGCTGAGAAAGCTCCCACTGTATACCCCGGCACTTTCCCCAAGTATGATACAACTATTATCGGTCCGAACGATATCATCAAAATTCCTGTTCAATCAGAGAAAACCACTGCTGAAGGCGAGCTTGGCGTTATTTTCGGCAAAAAATGCAAAGATGTTGAAGAAAAAGACTGGCTAAGCGTAGTGGCAGGCTACACGACCATCATTGACATGACGGCGGAAGATATCCTCCGCATCAATCCGCGCTATCTCACGCACGCCAAGAATTTCGACACCTTCTTCAGTTTCGGTCCCGAGCTTGTCACTCCCGATGAAGTTGAAGATGTCATGAAACTCAAGGTAGCTACTGTTATTAACGGTGAAATCTACGCACAAAATATAGTTTCCAATATGACCTTCCCGCCCTCCTACCTGGTGTCCTTCCAAAGCAAAGTGGCTACTATGCTGCCTGGTGATGTCATATCCACCGGCACGCCCCGAGCTGTACATATTAAAGACGGCGATGTAGCAGAAGTCTG